From Caulobacter segnis, a single genomic window includes:
- a CDS encoding lipid A-modifier LpxR family protein: MRPDSDAYDVRDVDVTVTRGWPSAVSLKGRKFALDVTPHAGFGYGGAGGSAEAGATVRLGKKKNMGDRVNDALGVREGDEAFGERGRWYIFAAASGRAVGLNMLRGQNGDWTRAGLTQDVTSRLIGDSQAGVAWRRGPMQASLGYIHREIRAKEGIMGLATQKDDVVALSFSLKPHW; encoded by the coding sequence GTGCGGCCCGACAGCGACGCCTACGACGTCCGGGACGTCGACGTCACCGTCACGCGCGGCTGGCCCTCGGCCGTCTCGCTGAAAGGCCGCAAGTTCGCCCTGGACGTCACGCCTCACGCCGGGTTCGGCTATGGCGGGGCCGGTGGCTCGGCCGAGGCCGGGGCCACCGTGCGCCTGGGCAAGAAGAAGAACATGGGCGACCGGGTGAACGACGCCCTGGGCGTGCGCGAGGGCGACGAGGCCTTCGGCGAGCGCGGGCGCTGGTACATCTTCGCCGCCGCCAGCGGCCGAGCCGTGGGCCTGAACATGCTGCGCGGTCAGAACGGCGACTGGACCCGCGCGGGCCTGACCCAGGATGTCACCAGCCGCCTGATCGGCGACAGCCAGGCGGGCGTCGCCTGGCGGCGCGGGCCGATGCAGGCCTCGCTGGGCTATATCCACCGCGAGATCCGCGCCAAGGAAGGCATCATGGGCCTGGCGACCCAGAAGGATGACGTGGTCGCCCTGTCATTCAGCCTGAAGCCGCACTGGTAG
- the trhA gene encoding PAQR family membrane homeostasis protein TrhA has product MTASTTTTDIVVTEQPVATHYPTAGAKCADLVVHLAGLACALLGGGILLGLAFGLGDLKQVAAVSVYTVGLILMLSLSTAYNFAKARWRPLLRRFDHAGIFVMIAASYTPFTTQNLHGWWAIGMTSAVWTVAGVGVFAKLVLPGLDKRFWVGLYLALGWLVLVAIKPMIEGLSWVALLLLAIGGVVYSTGTIFYLMRRLKFRRAIWHGHVIGGAGLHYAAVLVGVVLASAR; this is encoded by the coding sequence ATGACTGCGAGCACCACCACGACCGACATCGTCGTCACCGAACAGCCGGTCGCGACGCACTACCCCACGGCGGGCGCCAAGTGCGCCGACCTGGTGGTGCACCTGGCCGGCCTGGCCTGCGCCCTCCTGGGCGGCGGCATCCTGCTGGGCCTGGCGTTCGGCCTGGGCGACCTGAAGCAGGTGGCGGCGGTCAGCGTCTACACCGTGGGCCTGATCCTGATGCTGTCGCTGTCGACCGCCTACAACTTCGCCAAGGCCCGCTGGCGGCCGCTGCTGCGCCGCTTCGACCACGCCGGCATCTTCGTGATGATCGCCGCCTCGTACACGCCCTTCACCACCCAGAACCTGCACGGCTGGTGGGCCATCGGCATGACCTCGGCGGTGTGGACCGTCGCGGGCGTCGGCGTCTTCGCCAAGCTCGTCCTGCCGGGCCTGGACAAGCGCTTCTGGGTCGGCCTGTACCTGGCCCTGGGCTGGCTGGTCCTGGTCGCCATCAAGCCGATGATCGAGGGCTTGTCCTGGGTGGCCCTGCTGCTGCTGGCCATCGGCGGCGTCGTCTATTCCACCGGAACCATCTTCTACCTGATGCGTCGCCTGAAGTTCCGCCGCGCCATCTGGCACGGCCACGTGATCGGCGGCGCCGGCCTGCACTACGCGGCCGTCCTGGTGGGCGTGGTGCTGGCCAGCGCGCGCTAG
- a CDS encoding DUF2799 domain-containing protein, whose product MLSLSMRSLIIGAAVAAGALMTASCATISKEQCLRGDWGAVGYDDGLDGRPMSRLDDHAKACAKTGVTPDPVPYFAARAEGLKRYCTEPNGFRVGREGHTYAGVCAPPAEAEFLGGYADGERVHAATQRLESARSDLSSADSRAETRARQADGVEDELRNPKLTDEQIRELRDRLNRLRRERRDAIEDGRRADAAIRDAEREVDDLRARFSPRYGGW is encoded by the coding sequence ATGCTAAGCCTATCGATGCGGAGCCTGATCATCGGGGCGGCGGTCGCCGCCGGAGCGCTGATGACGGCCAGTTGCGCGACCATCAGCAAGGAGCAGTGCCTGCGCGGCGACTGGGGCGCGGTCGGCTATGACGACGGGCTGGACGGCCGCCCGATGAGCCGGCTCGATGACCACGCCAAGGCCTGCGCCAAGACCGGGGTGACGCCCGACCCCGTCCCCTATTTCGCGGCGCGCGCCGAGGGGCTCAAGCGCTACTGCACCGAGCCGAACGGCTTCCGGGTCGGGCGCGAGGGACACACCTATGCCGGGGTTTGCGCGCCACCGGCCGAGGCCGAGTTCCTGGGTGGCTACGCCGACGGCGAACGCGTCCACGCCGCGACGCAGCGTTTGGAGTCCGCGCGATCCGACCTCAGTTCGGCCGACTCCCGGGCCGAAACGCGCGCCCGCCAGGCCGATGGCGTCGAGGACGAGCTGCGCAACCCCAAGCTCACCGACGAGCAGATCCGGGAACTGCGTGATCGCCTGAACCGGCTGCGTCGCGAACGTCGGGACGCCATCGAGGATGGCCGCCGCGCCGACGCGGCGATCCGCGACGCCGAGCGCGAGGTCGACGACTTGAGGGCCCGCTTCTCGCCTCGCTATGGCGGGTGGTGA
- a CDS encoding patatin-like phospholipase family protein, which produces MDRDPAGKISLQGFFKDWKASDPLRGKRLPAPPSDRPVQAAGFPGVRLTVDQADDALRQAADRLAPLRSLIGRDEFNILALSGGASGGAYGAGVLAGLTKAGRRPDFAIVTGVSTGALIAPLAFLGPAWDDRLTDAYVGGHAAELLSLRRLGPALGPSIFKGESLDALVDTFVDMEMVEAVAVEHARGRRLLIATTNLDSQRAVVWDMGEIATHGGDEALKLFRTLLVASSSVPGIFPPKLVEVETDDHIYQEMHVDGGVAAPLFLMPDALLHWRNLGPRFRRGRVHVIVNTVLDPSTQSTPPGVASIMARSFDTMLRFSYRQALSLAAGFCSRHNLPLSVASIPSSFEGFNLLKFETDLMRRIYDAGVEQAMQGTVWTSAVEEQSLWRGLFKKPLAASPAAGTGVMIRDAPGPVGIEAPLEP; this is translated from the coding sequence TTGGATCGCGATCCCGCCGGCAAGATCAGCCTTCAGGGCTTCTTCAAGGACTGGAAAGCCAGCGATCCCCTGCGCGGCAAGCGCCTGCCCGCCCCGCCCTCGGACCGTCCGGTCCAGGCCGCCGGCTTCCCGGGCGTGCGCCTGACCGTCGACCAGGCCGACGACGCGCTGCGCCAGGCCGCCGACCGCCTGGCCCCGCTGCGCTCGCTGATCGGGCGCGACGAGTTCAACATCCTGGCCCTGTCGGGCGGCGCGTCCGGCGGCGCCTACGGGGCTGGTGTTCTCGCGGGCCTGACCAAGGCCGGCCGGCGGCCCGACTTCGCCATCGTCACCGGAGTTAGCACCGGGGCTCTGATCGCGCCGCTGGCCTTCCTCGGCCCCGCCTGGGACGACCGCCTGACCGACGCCTATGTGGGCGGCCACGCCGCCGAGCTGCTCAGCCTGCGACGCCTGGGCCCCGCCCTGGGCCCCAGCATCTTCAAGGGCGAGTCGCTGGACGCCCTGGTCGACACCTTCGTCGACATGGAGATGGTCGAGGCCGTCGCCGTCGAGCACGCCAGGGGCCGGCGCCTGCTGATCGCCACCACCAATCTCGACAGCCAGCGCGCCGTGGTCTGGGACATGGGCGAGATCGCCACCCACGGCGGCGACGAGGCCCTGAAGCTGTTCCGCACCCTGCTGGTGGCCTCGTCCTCGGTGCCCGGCATCTTCCCGCCCAAGCTGGTCGAGGTCGAGACCGACGACCACATCTATCAGGAGATGCACGTCGACGGCGGCGTCGCCGCGCCGCTGTTCCTGATGCCCGACGCCCTGCTGCACTGGCGCAACCTGGGGCCCCGCTTCCGGCGCGGCCGGGTGCACGTGATCGTCAACACGGTGCTGGATCCCTCGACCCAGTCGACCCCGCCCGGCGTGGCCTCGATCATGGCCCGCAGCTTCGACACCATGCTGCGGTTCTCTTATCGACAGGCCTTGAGCCTGGCCGCCGGCTTCTGCTCGCGCCACAACCTGCCACTCAGCGTGGCCTCGATCCCGAGCAGCTTCGAAGGCTTCAACCTGCTGAAGTTCGAGACCGACCTGATGCGCCGCATCTACGACGCCGGCGTCGAGCAGGCGATGCAGGGCACGGTCTGGACCAGCGCGGTCGAGGAGCAGAGCCTGTGGCGCGGCCTGTTCAAGAAGCCGCTGGCGGCCTCTCCGGCGGCCGGCACGGGCGTGATGATCCGCGACGCCCCCGGCCCCGTGGGCATAGAGGCGCCGCTGGAGCCTTAG
- a CDS encoding MFS transporter — protein sequence MPLALYALTVGAFGIGVTEFIIMGLLIQVSADLGVSIPAAGLLMTGYALGVFVGAPVLTLATRRLPRKTTLLVLMAIFTLGNALAAIAPTYGVLMGARLVTALAHGTFFGVGSLVAVSLVPPERKASAISIMFTGLTIATLLGVPFGAWLGLAFGWRMAFWAVTGVGALAFVVLAALVPKAQETVEPAPLREEFAVLARPQVQLGLLMTVLGFGGVFAVFTYIQPILTELAGFSKEAVSPILLVFGAGLVAGNLAGGRWADKGLNAALVGTLALLTLVMGASAFAFHSQAGAVVAAFLLGAAAFATVAPLQMRVLSQAGGAGQGLASSLNIAAFNLGNAFGAWLGGAVIAHGPGLSAVPLIAAAVPLSALALAGLSLSLERRARPALA from the coding sequence ATGCCCCTCGCCCTCTATGCCCTGACCGTCGGCGCCTTCGGCATCGGCGTCACCGAATTCATCATCATGGGCCTGTTGATCCAGGTCTCCGCCGATCTCGGCGTCTCGATCCCGGCCGCCGGCCTGCTGATGACCGGCTACGCCCTGGGCGTCTTCGTCGGCGCGCCGGTCCTGACCCTCGCCACCCGCCGCCTGCCGCGCAAGACCACCCTGCTAGTGCTGATGGCGATCTTCACCCTGGGCAACGCGCTGGCCGCCATCGCCCCGACCTATGGCGTCCTGATGGGCGCGCGCCTGGTCACGGCCCTGGCGCACGGGACCTTCTTCGGCGTCGGGTCGCTGGTCGCCGTCAGCCTGGTCCCGCCCGAGCGCAAGGCCTCGGCGATCTCGATCATGTTCACCGGCCTGACCATCGCCACCCTGCTGGGCGTGCCATTTGGCGCGTGGCTGGGCCTGGCGTTCGGCTGGCGGATGGCCTTCTGGGCCGTGACCGGCGTCGGCGCCCTGGCCTTCGTGGTGCTGGCCGCCCTGGTGCCCAAGGCCCAGGAGACGGTCGAGCCCGCCCCGCTGCGCGAGGAGTTCGCCGTCCTGGCCCGTCCGCAGGTGCAGCTGGGCCTTCTCATGACCGTGCTGGGCTTCGGCGGCGTGTTCGCGGTCTTCACCTATATCCAGCCGATCCTGACCGAGTTGGCCGGTTTCTCGAAGGAAGCCGTGTCGCCGATCCTGCTGGTGTTCGGCGCGGGTCTGGTGGCCGGCAACCTCGCCGGCGGCCGCTGGGCCGACAAGGGGCTGAACGCGGCCCTCGTCGGGACCCTGGCTCTGCTGACCCTGGTCATGGGCGCGTCGGCCTTCGCGTTCCACAGCCAGGCTGGGGCGGTCGTCGCCGCCTTCCTGCTGGGCGCGGCCGCCTTCGCCACCGTCGCGCCGCTGCAGATGCGGGTGCTGAGCCAGGCCGGCGGCGCGGGCCAGGGCCTGGCCTCCAGCCTGAACATCGCCGCCTTCAACCTGGGCAACGCCTTCGGCGCCTGGCTGGGCGGGGCGGTGATCGCCCACGGCCCCGGCCTGTCGGCCGTGCCGCTGATCGCCGCCGCCGTGCCGCTGTCGGCCCTGGCGCTGGCCGGCCTGTCGCTCAGCCTGGAACGCCGCGCCCGTCCCGCCCTGGCCTAA
- a CDS encoding serine hydrolase, which translates to MRKMIVAAFAVCLATLSLAGGVSAQSTPATAPTPASPSAERLSDAAIRQILVQRVDVDHMDRGVVVGVIDARGRRVIAHGVSDPADNHPIDGKTLFEIGSVTKAFTGLLLADMVQRGEVKLDDPVVKHLPPGVVLPTRNGKAITLLDLTTHTSGLPRLPGNMAMTDPKNPYADYTEAQLDAFLRSYTLTRDIGASYEYSNLGVGLLGRALAYRAGGDYETVLRRRVLAPLGMADTAITLPPALAARFSVGHSGDLTPTPHWDLPVLAGAGGLRSSADDLLKLLAAELGYVDTPLKTAMAEQLVPRRSAGGKVQVALGWHVAPNGAGEIVNHGGATMGFQSFVGFDRASGLGVVVLSNTASVIGVENLGLHLLAGWPLRQPPRARTAVPIAPAAFDKLAGRYALAPEAIMTIFRDGERMQAQLTGQPPVEIFAESPTAFFAKVVDAQLTFTVDAEGKATALTLHQNGQNTPAPRLADGAAAATPPAPPPPPNVVALSPKALDALTGRYAFAPSFIITITRETARLFAQLTGQPRFEIYPKSETEAVWTVVPASATFTLGPDGKASSVTLHQNGRDLTATRLP; encoded by the coding sequence ATGCGCAAGATGATCGTGGCGGCTTTCGCCGTCTGCCTGGCGACGCTGTCGCTGGCCGGGGGCGTCTCCGCCCAGTCCACGCCCGCGACCGCTCCGACGCCCGCGAGTCCTTCCGCGGAACGCCTGTCCGACGCGGCCATTCGGCAAATCCTGGTCCAGCGGGTCGATGTCGATCACATGGACCGAGGCGTGGTCGTCGGCGTGATCGACGCCCGCGGCCGACGGGTGATCGCCCATGGCGTCAGCGACCCGGCCGACAACCACCCGATCGATGGCAAGACCCTGTTCGAGATCGGCTCGGTGACCAAGGCCTTCACCGGCCTGCTGCTGGCCGACATGGTCCAGCGCGGCGAGGTCAAGCTGGACGATCCGGTCGTCAAACACCTGCCGCCGGGCGTGGTTTTGCCGACCCGCAATGGCAAGGCCATCACGCTACTGGACTTGACCACCCACACCTCGGGCCTGCCGCGCCTGCCCGGCAACATGGCCATGACCGATCCCAAGAATCCCTACGCCGACTATACCGAGGCCCAGTTGGACGCCTTCCTGCGGAGCTACACGCTGACGCGCGACATCGGCGCCAGCTACGAATATTCCAATCTGGGAGTGGGCCTGCTGGGCCGGGCCCTGGCCTATCGCGCGGGCGGCGACTACGAGACGGTGCTGCGCCGACGAGTGCTGGCGCCGCTGGGCATGGCCGACACCGCCATCACCCTGCCGCCGGCGCTCGCGGCGCGCTTTTCGGTGGGCCATTCGGGCGACCTGACGCCGACCCCGCACTGGGACCTGCCCGTCCTGGCCGGGGCGGGCGGCCTGCGCTCTTCGGCGGATGACCTTCTGAAGCTGCTGGCGGCCGAACTGGGCTATGTCGACACGCCGCTGAAGACGGCCATGGCCGAGCAGCTGGTCCCTCGCCGTTCGGCCGGCGGCAAGGTCCAGGTCGCGCTCGGCTGGCATGTCGCGCCCAACGGCGCCGGCGAGATCGTCAACCACGGCGGGGCCACCATGGGCTTCCAGAGCTTCGTGGGGTTCGACCGCGCCAGCGGGCTGGGCGTCGTCGTGCTCAGCAATACCGCCAGCGTGATCGGCGTGGAGAATCTGGGCCTGCACCTGCTGGCCGGATGGCCGCTAAGGCAGCCCCCTAGGGCCCGAACCGCCGTGCCTATCGCGCCGGCCGCCTTCGACAAGCTGGCGGGACGCTACGCCCTGGCCCCGGAGGCCATCATGACCATCTTCCGCGATGGCGAGCGCATGCAGGCGCAGCTGACCGGCCAGCCGCCCGTCGAGATCTTCGCCGAAAGCCCCACCGCGTTCTTCGCCAAGGTCGTCGACGCTCAACTGACCTTCACCGTGGACGCCGAAGGCAAGGCAACGGCGCTGACCCTGCACCAGAACGGCCAGAACACCCCTGCCCCGCGCCTAGCCGACGGCGCCGCGGCGGCCACTCCGCCCGCGCCACCCCCGCCCCCGAACGTCGTGGCCCTGTCGCCGAAGGCCCTGGACGCCCTGACCGGGCGCTATGCGTTCGCGCCTTCGTTCATAATCACGATCACCCGCGAGACCGCGCGGCTCTTCGCTCAACTGACCGGTCAGCCCCGGTTCGAGATCTATCCGAAGAGCGAAACCGAGGCCGTCTGGACGGTCGTGCCCGCCAGCGCCACCTTCACGCTCGGCCCGGACGGCAAGGCCAGCAGCGTGACGCTGCACCAGAACGGCAGGGACCTGACCGCGACGCGGCTGCCGTGA
- a CDS encoding aspartate-semialdehyde dehydrogenase, which yields MSFKFSRANPPRVGVVGATGLVGGMMRELLAERDFPVAQLRLFASARSAGSKIDFKGQEIVVEDASTADFAGLDIVFFSAGGGTSRELAPKAAAAGAVVIDNSSAWRSDPDVPLVVAEVNPHALSNIPKGIVANPNCTTMAAMPVLKPLHEKAGLKRLTVSTYQAASGGGVEGIQVLAEQLRAGAAGDLDGLAMSPDAAPLPEARKWAVPLAYNVVPLNYVLGEDGYTEEELKLRDESRKILELPGLPVSGTCVRVPVFTGHSLSINAEFERPLSVAEATALLGAAPGVVVEAVPNPLAATGQDPVFVGRIRPDPTVASGLALFVVGDNLRKGAALNAVQIAEVMLG from the coding sequence GTGAGCTTCAAGTTTTCCCGCGCCAATCCGCCCCGCGTCGGCGTCGTCGGCGCCACCGGCCTGGTCGGCGGCATGATGCGCGAACTGCTGGCCGAGCGGGACTTCCCGGTCGCCCAGCTGCGCCTGTTCGCCTCGGCCCGCTCGGCCGGGAGCAAGATCGACTTCAAGGGCCAGGAGATCGTGGTCGAGGACGCCTCGACTGCCGACTTCGCCGGCCTGGACATCGTGTTCTTCTCGGCCGGCGGCGGCACGTCGCGCGAACTGGCCCCCAAGGCCGCCGCGGCCGGAGCCGTGGTCATCGACAACAGCTCGGCCTGGCGCTCGGACCCCGACGTCCCGCTGGTGGTGGCCGAGGTCAATCCGCACGCGCTCTCGAACATCCCCAAGGGCATCGTCGCCAACCCCAACTGCACCACCATGGCCGCCATGCCGGTGCTGAAGCCGCTGCACGAGAAGGCGGGCCTGAAGCGCCTGACCGTCAGCACCTACCAGGCCGCCTCGGGCGGCGGGGTGGAGGGCATCCAGGTGCTGGCCGAGCAGCTGCGCGCCGGCGCGGCCGGCGACCTGGACGGCCTGGCGATGTCGCCCGACGCCGCCCCGCTGCCGGAAGCCCGCAAGTGGGCCGTGCCGCTGGCCTACAACGTCGTGCCGCTGAACTACGTGCTGGGCGAGGACGGCTATACCGAGGAGGAACTGAAGCTGCGCGACGAGAGCCGCAAGATCCTCGAGCTGCCGGGCCTGCCGGTCTCGGGCACCTGCGTGCGCGTGCCGGTGTTCACCGGCCACTCTCTGTCGATCAACGCCGAGTTCGAACGCCCGCTGTCGGTCGCCGAGGCCACGGCGCTGCTGGGCGCCGCGCCCGGCGTGGTGGTCGAGGCCGTGCCCAACCCGCTGGCCGCCACCGGCCAGGATCCGGTGTTCGTCGGCCGCATCCGCCCGGACCCGACCGTGGCGTCCGGCCTGGCCCTGTTCGTGGTCGGCGACAACCTGCGCAAGGGCGCGGCCCTGAACGCGGTGCAGATCGCCGAAGTGATGCTGGGCTAG
- a CDS encoding LysR family transcriptional regulator, which produces MARQDINRSGEMEVFARVVEEGGFTAAAKALGMTPSAVSKLVARLEARLGSRLVVRSTRKLQLTAEGLTFHERALRVLADLDEAERSVAACAAPRGRLRINSNVPFGLHHLLPLIPRFTALHPEVQVDVTLTDQVIDLLDERAELAIRVGPLKPSQLVAKKLGDSRMALVAAPDYLARRGTPKHPDDLAHHDLITFNFARHRDEWPFLMEGGPGAGERTWLPARGRAMVGDGESAGRLALAGQGITRLSMFHIAEDVAAGRLVPVLEAFNPGDVETISAVYVGHAGPLPARVRAFIDFLAAEVDVDWPMGRAPA; this is translated from the coding sequence ATGGCGCGCCAGGACATCAACCGCTCCGGCGAGATGGAGGTCTTCGCGCGCGTGGTGGAGGAGGGCGGCTTCACCGCGGCGGCCAAGGCCCTGGGCATGACGCCCTCGGCGGTCAGCAAGCTGGTGGCGCGGCTGGAGGCCCGGCTGGGCTCGCGCCTCGTCGTCCGCTCGACCCGCAAACTGCAGCTGACCGCCGAGGGCCTGACCTTCCATGAGCGCGCCCTGCGCGTGCTGGCCGACCTGGACGAGGCCGAGCGGTCCGTCGCCGCCTGCGCCGCGCCCAGGGGCCGACTGCGGATCAATTCCAACGTGCCGTTTGGCCTGCATCACCTGCTGCCCCTGATCCCGAGATTCACCGCCCTGCACCCCGAGGTGCAGGTCGACGTGACCCTGACGGACCAGGTGATCGATCTCTTGGACGAACGCGCCGAGCTGGCGATCCGCGTGGGGCCGCTGAAGCCGTCGCAGCTGGTGGCCAAGAAGCTGGGCGACAGCCGCATGGCGCTGGTCGCCGCGCCGGACTATCTGGCGCGGCGGGGGACGCCGAAGCATCCCGACGACCTGGCCCATCACGACCTGATCACCTTCAACTTCGCGCGGCATCGCGACGAATGGCCATTCCTGATGGAAGGCGGGCCGGGCGCGGGCGAGCGGACGTGGCTGCCGGCCCGTGGCCGGGCCATGGTCGGCGACGGCGAGAGCGCCGGACGCCTGGCCCTGGCGGGGCAGGGGATCACGCGGCTGTCGATGTTCCATATCGCCGAGGACGTCGCCGCCGGCCGGCTGGTCCCGGTGCTGGAGGCGTTCAATCCCGGCGACGTCGAGACGATCAGCGCCGTCTATGTCGGCCACGCCGGTCCGCTGCCCGCCCGGGTGCGCGCCTTCATCGACTTCCTGGCGGCCGAGGTCGATGTCGACTGGCCGATGGGGCGGGCGCCGGCTTAG
- a CDS encoding glutathione S-transferase family protein: MTAYRLFSALGSGGVPVEAAMSLIGLPYEIVEAPTWEGEAEKAKVAAINPLKQIPALVTPEGETITESAAILIWLADRFPEARLGPAIDAPTRAQFLRWMTFIPASIYSLFWVRDDPSRLGGPDPEVQARIKAATAERILDCWRMMESQLTPGRYLLGDELTVLDLYVTVVSRWGPRRVRFYEAAPRMSEVVKRVDADPRLAAFWPKRFPFFEGWERLGQQVG, translated from the coding sequence ATGACCGCCTACCGTCTGTTCAGCGCCCTCGGATCCGGCGGCGTGCCGGTCGAGGCGGCTATGTCCTTGATCGGCCTGCCCTATGAGATCGTCGAGGCCCCGACCTGGGAGGGCGAGGCCGAAAAGGCCAAGGTCGCGGCCATCAATCCCCTTAAGCAGATTCCGGCCCTGGTCACGCCCGAAGGCGAGACCATCACCGAAAGCGCCGCCATTCTGATCTGGCTGGCCGACCGGTTCCCGGAGGCGCGCCTCGGCCCCGCGATCGACGCGCCCACCCGCGCCCAGTTCCTGCGCTGGATGACCTTCATCCCGGCCTCGATCTATTCGCTGTTCTGGGTACGGGACGATCCGTCACGGTTGGGCGGGCCGGATCCTGAGGTCCAGGCGCGGATCAAGGCGGCGACGGCCGAGCGGATCCTGGATTGCTGGCGGATGATGGAGAGCCAGCTGACGCCGGGGCGGTACCTGCTGGGCGATGAGCTGACGGTGCTGGACCTCTACGTCACGGTGGTCAGCCGCTGGGGGCCGAGGCGCGTGCGGTTCTACGAGGCCGCGCCGAGGATGAGCGAGGTCGTGAAGCGGGTGGATGCGGATCCGAGGTTGGCGGCGTTCTGGCCGAAGCGGTTCCCGTTCTTCGAGGGCTGGGAGCGGCTGGGGCAGCAAGTGGGCTGA
- a CDS encoding sulfite exporter TauE/SafE family protein has product MLTDPLFYAVAIPAVILLGLAKGGFAGIGVVAVPLMALAVSPVMAASITLPILLVQDVVSVWAFRKSWDKGLLILMLPAAAVGIFLGWALAAFVREAAVELAVGAISVVFALQRLWAERAVKAAEQVAVGPARPWLGAICGAAAGFTSQIAHAGGPPFQIYVLPRRLARDTFIGTSAIFFAVVNWMKVPAYIALGQFTPKVLMTAGVLLPLAIASTWAGVWVVRRVPAEGFYKVIYVLLVAVGGKLVFDGARGLFF; this is encoded by the coding sequence ATGCTGACCGATCCGCTGTTCTACGCCGTGGCGATCCCCGCCGTGATCCTGCTGGGCCTGGCCAAGGGCGGTTTCGCCGGCATCGGGGTGGTGGCCGTGCCGCTGATGGCGCTGGCGGTCTCGCCGGTGATGGCCGCGTCGATCACCCTGCCGATCCTGCTGGTCCAGGACGTGGTCAGCGTCTGGGCCTTCCGCAAAAGCTGGGACAAGGGGCTGCTGATCCTGATGCTGCCGGCCGCGGCGGTGGGGATCTTCCTGGGCTGGGCCCTGGCCGCCTTCGTCCGGGAGGCCGCCGTCGAGCTGGCGGTGGGGGCCATCTCGGTCGTCTTCGCCCTGCAGCGCCTGTGGGCCGAACGCGCGGTCAAGGCCGCCGAACAGGTCGCGGTCGGTCCGGCCCGACCCTGGCTGGGCGCGATCTGCGGCGCGGCGGCCGGCTTCACCAGCCAGATCGCCCACGCCGGCGGCCCGCCCTTCCAGATCTACGTCCTGCCCCGCCGGCTGGCGCGCGATACGTTCATCGGCACCAGCGCCATCTTCTTCGCGGTCGTCAACTGGATGAAGGTGCCCGCCTATATCGCCCTGGGCCAGTTCACGCCCAAGGTGCTGATGACCGCCGGCGTGCTGCTGCCGCTGGCCATCGCCTCGACCTGGGCCGGGGTCTGGGTCGTTCGCCGCGTGCCGGCCGAGGGCTTCTACAAGGTCATCTACGTGCTGTTGGTGGCGGTCGGCGGCAAGCTGGTGTTCGACGGCGCGCGCGGGCTCTTCTTTTAG